The Streptomyces sp. NBC_00454 DNA segment CTCCAACACCTCACCGCCGCAGCCAGGTTGGAAAAGGCTCAGTTCTGGCGGAAGCGGTGGATGGACGGGTCGTAGTGGGGGGCGGGGAAGCGGTCGCCGGTGATCGTGTCGGGGACGGGGGTGCCGGGGGTGGTGGTCAGCGGAATCCAGCCCGCCCAGGATTCGACCTGGTCGTCCTTGGGTTCGTCACGGGCGAAACCCTCGCGGACCTTCATCGAGAACTCCGTGATCGGCATGGTCAGGCAGGCGGTGTACCGGGCTTCCTCGACGTTGGGCCGGCGGGCGGCATACGGGCCGGACAACCGGCCGGGAATGACGCTCTCCACGACGTCGGCGAGGGCGTCCGCGCGTTCCTGCTCGTCCTCGATCGCCGTGGCGGTCCCGAAGATCATGGCGGAGCGGTAGGCGGCCGAGTGGTGGGAGGAGGCCCGGCCCAGGATCACGCCGTCGATCAGGGTCGCGGTCACGCACAGCGGCGCGCCGGACGCGGCGGTGGTGATGAAGCGGCCGAACGCGGAGCCGTGCAGGAGGAGTTGATCACCCACCCGC contains these protein-coding regions:
- a CDS encoding pyridoxamine 5'-phosphate oxidase family protein, producing the protein MSATERTTANRYPERVTYDRDAVYAILDEALAVHVGFNTDLGPVVIPTLHMRVGDQLLLHGSAFGRFITTAASGAPLCVTATLIDGVILGRASSHHSAAYRSAMIFGTATAIEDEQERADALADVVESVIPGRLSGPYAARRPNVEEARYTACLTMPITEFSMKVREGFARDEPKDDQVESWAGWIPLTTTPGTPVPDTITGDRFPAPHYDPSIHRFRQN